The Pseudomonadota bacterium genome window below encodes:
- a CDS encoding SAM-dependent methyltransferase encodes MTRCCRFCKTPLTTTFVDLGMSPLSNAFIKREQLSALERFYPLHVFVCTGCFLVQLEEFESPDQIFSDYVYFSSYSESWLRHAKLYSEQMIERLKLDSRSFVVEIASN; translated from the coding sequence ATGACACGGTGTTGCCGGTTTTGCAAAACCCCCCTTACAACTACCTTCGTTGATCTGGGGATGAGCCCCCTTTCAAATGCATTTATCAAGAGGGAGCAGCTCTCCGCTTTGGAGCGGTTTTATCCTCTACATGTTTTTGTGTGTACAGGGTGCTTTCTAGTTCAACTTGAGGAATTTGAGAGCCCAGATCAGATCTTCTCTGATTATGTATATTTTTCATCGTACTCAGAGAGCTGGCTTAGGCATGCAAAGCTATACAGTGAGCAGATGATAGAGCGGCTTAAGCTCGATTCGAGATCGTTTGTGGTTGAGATCGCAAGTAACGA
- the rfbG gene encoding CDP-glucose 4,6-dehydratase, with the protein MESLGIIKQEFWQGRRVLVTGHTGFKGAWLTLWLQKLGAKVSGFSLGVPTEPSLFKILSWGEAITSFEGDIRDAALFSNIVEREQPEVVFHLAAQSLVRPSYEDPVGTFATNVLGTVHMLEAVRKANGVRAVINVTSDKCYENHEWPYAYRENDPFGGRDPYSCSKGCAELVTAAYRSSFFSLAGPDQVGLASVRAGNVIGGGDWSAERLIPDCMRAFSRGEEVVIRNPASVRPWQHVLEALRGYMLLAQQLYDTPMQFSEGYNFGPDTQDARPVSFIVEQLCSTWGPSAKWRLVREGEGVHPHEATWLRLDSSLARCKLNWKPLLSLTEGLAWTAQWYRAFHEGASMTEVSLSQIEQIESLEREKR; encoded by the coding sequence ATGGAAAGTTTGGGCATAATTAAACAGGAATTTTGGCAGGGAAGACGCGTGCTCGTTACTGGGCATACCGGATTCAAAGGGGCATGGCTGACGCTCTGGTTGCAAAAACTGGGCGCCAAGGTAAGCGGCTTCTCGCTCGGAGTTCCGACCGAGCCGAGCCTCTTTAAGATCCTCTCTTGGGGTGAGGCGATCACTAGCTTTGAGGGCGATATTCGCGATGCAGCCCTATTCTCTAATATAGTAGAGCGCGAGCAGCCAGAGGTCGTGTTTCATCTGGCAGCGCAATCGCTCGTTCGACCCTCATACGAGGATCCGGTCGGCACATTTGCAACTAACGTGCTTGGGACCGTGCATATGCTTGAAGCTGTGCGTAAAGCTAATGGAGTTAGAGCGGTTATTAACGTCACAAGCGATAAGTGTTATGAGAACCACGAATGGCCCTACGCGTACCGAGAAAACGATCCGTTCGGCGGTAGGGACCCGTACAGTTGTAGTAAGGGGTGTGCAGAGCTTGTGACCGCAGCGTATAGGAGCTCGTTTTTCTCTCTAGCGGGACCTGATCAGGTTGGACTTGCTTCCGTCAGAGCAGGAAACGTTATTGGAGGTGGTGACTGGTCCGCTGAAAGGCTGATTCCGGACTGCATGCGCGCCTTCTCTCGAGGAGAGGAGGTAGTTATCAGAAATCCTGCCTCGGTGCGACCATGGCAGCATGTATTAGAGGCGCTGCGTGGGTATATGCTTTTGGCGCAACAGCTATATGACACGCCAATGCAGTTCTCAGAGGGGTATAACTTTGGCCCCGATACTCAAGATGCTCGCCCGGTCTCCTTTATCGTAGAGCAGCTTTGCAGCACATGGGGTCCGAGCGCCAAGTGGCGCCTTGTACGGGAGGGGGAGGGGGTCCATCCACATGAGGCTACCTGGTTGCGACTAGACAGTTCGCTCGCGCGGTGTAAGCTCAACTGGAAGCCGCTACTTAGTTTAACAGAGGGTCTGGCGTGGACCGCACAGTGGTACCGTGCATTTCATGAGGGCGCCAGCATGACAGAGGTGAGCCTTAGTCAGATTGAACAGATTGAAAGCTTAGAGAGAGAGAAGCGATGA
- the rfbF gene encoding glucose-1-phosphate cytidylyltransferase, producing the protein MKVVILAGGLGTRLAEETVIKPKPMVEIGGRPILWHIMKIYSSYGFNEFVICTGYKGYVIKEFFANYYLHTTDVTFDISKGELEIHNNKTEPWKVTLIDTGEETMTGGRLKRISQFVGGQDFCMTYGDGVSNVNIAKLVDFHRAHGKLCTVTATRPPGRFGALGLEGESVTHFQEKPLGDGGYINGGFFVVSPKCFDYIDGDSTVWEQEPMKRLAEDGQMKAFLHDDFWLPMDTVRDRRQLEGLWQTGKAPWKVWA; encoded by the coding sequence ATGAAGGTAGTTATTTTAGCCGGCGGCCTGGGAACGAGGCTCGCTGAAGAGACCGTTATAAAGCCCAAGCCGATGGTCGAGATCGGGGGACGACCGATCCTCTGGCACATTATGAAGATCTACTCTTCATACGGCTTTAACGAGTTCGTTATCTGTACCGGGTACAAGGGTTACGTTATTAAGGAGTTCTTCGCCAACTACTACCTGCATACGACCGATGTTACCTTCGATATCTCCAAGGGAGAGCTAGAGATTCATAACAATAAGACCGAACCCTGGAAGGTGACCCTAATCGATACCGGTGAAGAGACCATGACCGGCGGACGACTAAAGCGTATCTCGCAATTTGTCGGTGGCCAGGACTTCTGTATGACCTATGGCGATGGGGTCTCAAACGTTAACATCGCAAAGCTCGTAGATTTTCATAGAGCACACGGTAAGCTATGTACAGTAACGGCTACACGCCCACCGGGCAGATTCGGAGCTCTGGGGCTGGAGGGAGAATCCGTTACGCATTTTCAGGAGAAGCCGCTCGGAGATGGGGGCTATATTAACGGAGGTTTCTTTGTCGTCTCGCCCAAGTGTTTTGATTATATCGATGGAGACTCTACGGTATGGGAGCAGGAGCCGATGAAGAGGTTAGCAGAAGATGGGCAGATGAAGGCCTTTCTGCACGATGATTTCTGGCTTCCGATGGATACGGTCCGTGATCGTAGGCAACTTGAGGGACTCTGGCAGACAGGAAAGGCTCCATGGAAAGTTTGGGCATAA
- a CDS encoding class I SAM-dependent methyltransferase, producing the protein MKDAVSVEKVSGLCPVCSAPQAALLYSHARDYITKDVFQVAHCTQCTVAWTHPIPANLDPYYPRSYRRYNSVIIAILKFLYRRRAWRWSKLFPKAGSALELGCGDGFMLNALRSYEWSVCGTERTEEMAAFARKHFGLTVFVEGGQALPTEQRYDLVVMFQVLEHLSDPLSQLKRACSLLSPNGRLIIGVPNFASWQASYGKEGWFHLDVPRHLLHYSPASLRAAAERSGLRVESINFTSFEHDPYGWVQSILNQRFNNGNRLTRLLMRAEPWRAGDIVTLLLAGLLTIPAILLSLISWVCGRGAIMEAVLAKR; encoded by the coding sequence GTGAAAGATGCTGTATCTGTCGAGAAAGTTTCAGGATTATGCCCAGTTTGCTCGGCACCACAGGCCGCCCTACTCTATTCCCATGCGCGTGATTATATAACAAAGGATGTTTTTCAGGTGGCGCACTGTACTCAGTGCACCGTTGCGTGGACCCACCCTATTCCGGCTAACCTAGATCCGTACTATCCGCGCTCATATCGCCGCTATAACAGTGTAATAATAGCAATCCTAAAGTTCCTTTACAGGCGCCGTGCCTGGCGTTGGTCGAAGCTCTTCCCAAAAGCTGGCAGTGCGTTAGAGCTTGGGTGCGGGGACGGTTTTATGTTGAACGCTTTGCGCTCCTATGAATGGAGCGTCTGCGGTACGGAGCGAACCGAGGAGATGGCTGCCTTTGCCCGTAAGCATTTTGGCCTGACGGTCTTTGTTGAGGGGGGTCAAGCCCTACCTACGGAGCAACGCTACGATCTCGTCGTTATGTTTCAGGTGTTGGAGCATCTCTCAGATCCGTTATCACAACTAAAACGAGCCTGCTCCCTGCTATCTCCAAACGGTCGCCTTATTATCGGAGTTCCCAACTTTGCAAGCTGGCAAGCCTCGTACGGCAAAGAGGGCTGGTTTCACCTCGATGTACCGCGCCACCTTTTGCATTATTCGCCAGCATCATTACGTGCTGCCGCTGAGCGTTCTGGACTGCGCGTAGAGTCAATTAACTTTACCTCCTTTGAGCACGACCCGTATGGATGGGTACAGAGCATCCTTAATCAACGCTTTAATAACGGCAATCGACTGACGCGACTCCTGATGCGAGCGGAGCCGTGGAGAGCTGGCGATATAGTGACATTACTTCTAGCAGGACTTCTTACGATACCAGCGATACTCCTCTCGTTAATAAGTTGGGTGTGTGGTCGTGGTGCGATTATGGAAGCGGTCTTAGCCAAGAGGTAG